The following are from one region of the Coffea eugenioides isolate CCC68of chromosome 2, Ceug_1.0, whole genome shotgun sequence genome:
- the LOC113758777 gene encoding uncharacterized protein LOC113758777, with the protein MVNVATPNYSAMYEASLRAEVEIVRIKEVEKAKRPRPIDVMGNPDNPRQKGVFRLVKRAKVNTKGTFGSGKAVGRVARNNTPIALECAYYHRRHPGECRWKTGACFNCRQVGHRAKDCPKPPTDVTKGPKASDAKPKANARVHAMTDMEIEGIDDVVTGALSINSVPAYVLFDCGASHSFVSKRFMKLLHMVLEWLDDPYRVSTPGNKILVSHIRYKGCQIDVGGKEFDADLVQIGMNDFDVILDMDWLAKNFAQVDCRHKRVKFAIPREELVYQGNVRKDKNKPSKYLLTSVQAIRALRKGAKGYLAYVMDSTSEVLSLDKIPIVREFPDVFPEDLPGIPPD; encoded by the coding sequence ATGGTGAATGTAGCTACTCCAAATTATAGTGCTATGTACGAGGCTAGTTTGAGAGCTGAAGTTGAGATAGTAAGGATTAAGGAGGTGGAGAAGGCTAAACGCCCAAGACCTATTGATGTCATGGGAAACCCAGATAATCCAAGACAAAAAGGGGTGTTTAGACTTGTCAAGAGGGCTAAAGTGAATACCAAAGGCACATTTGGATCGGGCAAGGCAGTAGGCAGGGTTGCTAGAAATAACACTCCTATAGCTCTGGAATGTGCCTACTATCACAGACGTCATCCAGGAGAGTGTCGTTGGAAAACAGGAGCCTGCTTCAATTGCAGACAAGTGGGCCATCGTGCTAAAGATTGTCCAAAACCCCCAACGGATGTGACCAAAGGACCTAAAGCCAGTGATGCTAAGCCAAAAGCTAATGCAAGAGTGCATGCGATGACTGACATGGAGATCGAGGGGATTGATGATGTAGTCACAGGTGCGCTTTCTATAAACTCTGTACCCGCTTATGTCCTCTTTGATTGTGGTGCATCTCATTCATTTGTTTCAAAAAGATTCATGAAGTTGCTTCATATGGTACTGGAATGGTTGGACGACCCCTATCGTGTCTCTACACCTGGGAATAAAATTTTAGTTTCTCACATAAGATATAAGGGGTGTCAGATTGATGTGGGAGGTAAAGAGTTTGACGCTGACCTAGTACAAATTGGCATGAATGACTTTGATGTAATTCTTGATATGGATTGGTTAGCAAAGAATTTCGCGCAAGTAGATTGTAGACATAAGAGGGTGAAATTTGCAATACCGAGAGAAGAACTTGTCTATCAAGGGAATGTTAGGAAGGATAAAAATAAGCCCAGTAAATACTTATTAACATCCGTACAAGCAATTAGAGCCTTAAGAAAAGGGGCAAAGGGATACTTGGCATATGTGATGGATAGCACTAGTGAAGTGCTATCTTTGGATAAAATCCCCATAGTGAGGGAATTCCCTGACGTGTTCCCTGAAGATTTACCTGGGATCCCCCCTGATTGA
- the LOC113762791 gene encoding RAB11-binding protein RELCH homolog — MDVEKSSLCNCVVNFLLEENYLLTAFELLHELLDDGRDDHAIRLKEFFSDPSRFPPDQISRLNSLRVADPQSLLDEKEALEEKLALSQYELRLAQEDVLKLKTELENRSKGTLGERSETNLDASADVQRQRNDASFLDLGSLKDNERQDLNCAVKEYLLFAGYRLTAMTFYEEVTDQNLDVWQNSSACVPDALRHYYYQYLSSSTEAAQEKITMLRENESLQKENDKLKKEKQSLLKSKDIADTQVVALMKSLEAFQKDIKDKEVLVQEMKQSMESQRKELNDCRAEITALKMYIARSGQNLVSSDSKHVELRSSESYMEEIKLLENEIERLKGTNAMNIEPTEAIEQSKGGDAEGEVRDSVKASRLESPGHISREDLRSEDSNSQSVPTVDATTNILDKVSEGKHLSLSDDNGVFVNNEKFLKGVHETPIETNELILRTENIPVDAETTGLATIQVLSDALPKIVPYVLINHREELLPLMMCAIERHPDSMTRDSLTHTLFNLIKRPDEQQRRIIMDACVTLAKNVGEMRTETELLPQCWEQINHMYEERRLLVAQSCGELAEFVRPEIRDSLILSIVQQLIEDPAIVVREAAAHNLALLLPLFPNMDKYFKVEEMMFQLVCDPSGVVVETTIKELVPALVKWGNKLDHVLQTLLSHILGSVQHCPPLSGVEGSVESHLRVLGERERWNIDVLLRLLTELLPFLHQKAVQTCPFASVSNGVGTFFSVSLLELYSRGNVEWPSFDWLHIDCFPDLIQLASLLPQKEDNLRNRITKFLLRVSEFYGEAYLTHIVLPVFLLAVGDDGDLTYFPQNTHDKIIGLRPKTTVSGRLATMGVLPLLLAGVLGSWSKHDYLTEYLRKKMFQSSEDEIRPAKPELVNSVRFLCMYEDNHNMIFDILWEMVVNSNIDTKICAANLLKSIVPYLDAKIASTHVLPALVTLGSDQNLNVKYASIDAFGAVAQHYKNDMIIDKIRVQMDAFLEDGSHEATIAVVRALVVAVPHTTDRLRDYLLSKIFQFTAVPLPSNDLIRRRERANAFCEAIRALDATDLPASSVRDFLLPGIQNLLKDTDALDPAHKEALEIIMKERSGGTLDTISKVMGAHLGLPSSVSSFFGESGLLGKRETVDQALPSPEPVPSPPAVEDTRLRRIMRGSFTDMLRGKAKGSDDTPHSQ; from the exons TTGCGGACCCACAAAGTCTGCTTGACGAAAAAGAAGCCTTAGAAGAAAAATTAGCATTGAGTCAGTATGAGCTCCGTTTGGCTCAAGAAGATGTTCTTAAACTCAAGACTGAGTTAGAAAATAGATCCAAGGGTACTCTGGGTGAGAGAAGTG AGACAAATTTAGATGCTTCTGCAGATGTCCAACGCCAGAGGAACGATGCTTCTTTCTTGGACTTGGGATCTTTGAAGGACAATGAGCGACAAGATCTCAACTGTGCTGTAAAGGAATATCTACTATTTGCTGGATATCGTTTGACTGCAATGACATTTTATGAGGAG GTTACTGACCAGAATCTAGATGTGTGGCAAAATTCCTCTGCATGTGTTCCAGATGCCCTGCGCCATTACTATTACCAGTACCTTTCTTCAAGTACAGAAGCTGCTCAG GAGAAAATTACTATGCTTCGTGAAAATGAGTCTCTGCAGAAAGAAAATGATAAGCTGAAGAAGGAAAAACAGTCCTTACTGAAAAGCAAGGATATTGCAGACACCCAAGTGGTGGCATTGATGAAATCCCTTGAAGCTTTCCAGAAGGATATAAAGGACAAGGAAGTTCTG GTTCAAGAAATGAAGCAATCTATGGAAAGCCAAAGGAAAGAACTTAATGACTGCAGAGCTGAAATTACTGCACTGAAGATGTACATTGCACGTTCTGGGCAGAATTTGGTATCAAGTGACTCCAAGCATGTGGAGTTACGGTCCTCTGAAAGCTATATGGAAGAAAtaaaattgctggaaaatgagATAGAGAGGTTGAAAGGAACAAATGCCATGAATATTGAACCGACAGAGGCCATTGAGCAAAGTAAAGGAGGAGATGCTGAAGGTGAAGTTCGAGATTCGGTCAAAGCTAGTAGATTAGAATCTCCAGGTCATATCTCCAGAGAGGATTTACGAAGTGAAGATTCTAACTCACAATCTGTGCCAACTGTGGATGCCACCACAAACATATTAGACAAAGTGTCAGAAGGGAAACATTTGTCATTATCAGATGACAATGGTGTCTTTGTTAACAATGAAAAGTTTCTCAAAGGGGTTCATGAAACTCCTATAGAAACTAATGAGCTAATTCTAAGAACTGAAAACATTCCTGTTGATGCTGAAACTACT GGATTGGCAACCATACAGGTCCTTTCAGATGCATTGCCTAAAATTGTACCCTATGTATTGATAAACCATCGAGAG GAACTCCTTCCCCTGATGATGTGTGCAATTGAGCGCCATCCAGACAGCATGACTCGAGATTCCTTGACCCACACGTTATTCAATTTAATCAAGCGTCCAGATGAACAGCAGAGACGTATTATTATGGAT GCTTGTGTTACACTTGCCAAGAATGTTGGAGAGATGAGAACAGAAACGGAGTTGCTTCCTCAATGTTGGGAGCAG ATCAATCATATGTATGAGGAGCGACGTTTGCTGGTTGCTCAATCATGTGGAGAGCTTGCAGAATTTGTCCGTCCAGAGATCCGAGATTCTCTCATCTTATCTATTGTGCAACAGCTGATTGAGGATCCTGCAATAGTTGTTCGTGAGGCTGCTGCTCATAATCTCGCTTTGCTGTTGCCACTCTTCCCCAATATGGATAAATATTTCAAG GTTGAGGAGATGATGTTTCAGTTGGTGTGTGATCCGTCTGGGGTGGTTGTAGAAACTACTATCAAAGAACTGGTTCCTGCTCTAGTAAAGTGGGGTAACAAATTGGATCATGTTTTACAGACTTTGCTTTCCCACATCTTGGGTTCTGTTCAG CATTGTCCACCTCTATCGGGGGTTGAAGGTTCTGTTGAGTCGCATCTTCGTGTTTTAGGTGAAAGAGAACGCTGGAATATTGATGTCTTGTTGCGCTTGCTGACAGAACTGCTCCCATTTTTGCACCAGAAAGCTGTTCAGACTTGCCCATTTGCCTCAGTTTCAAATGGTGTAGGAACTTTCTTCTCTGTTTCCTTGCTCGAACTATATTCTAG GGGAAATGTGGAGTGGCCTTCATTTGATTGGCTACATATTGACTGCTTTCCTGATTTAATTCAACTGGCCTCTCTATTACCTCAAAAGGAAGACAATTTGAGAAATCGAATCACAAAG TTTTTGTTAAGGGTTTCTGAATTTTATGGGGAAGCTTATTTGACACACATTGTGCTGCCTGTATTCTTGCTAGCAGTGGGTGATGATGGTGATTTGACATATTTCCCCCAGAACACTCATGATAAAATAATAG GTTTGAGACCAAAAACTACAGTATCTGGTAGACTTGCTACCATGGGTGTTCTGCCACTTCTCTTGGCAGGTGTTTTAGGATCCTGGAGCAAGCATGATTACCTCACTGAGTACTTGAGGAAGAAGATGTTTCAGAGCTCTGAGGACGAAATTCGGCCAGCAAAGCCTGAGCTTGTTAATTCTGTTCGCTTCCTTTG CATGTACGAGGACAATCATAACATGATTTTTGACATCCTTTGGGAAATGGTGGTCAATTCCAATATAGACACGAAAATTTGTGCAGCCAATCTTCTGAAATCAATT GTGCCATATCTGGATGCAAAAATTGCTTCAACACATGTTCTGCCTGCTCTTGTTACCCTGGGTTCTGACCAAAATTTGAATGTTAAATATGCAAGTATTGATGCATTTGGAGCTGTAGCACAGCATTATAAAAATGACATG ATTATTGACAAAATTCGGGTTCAAATGGATGCTTTTCTTGAGGATGGATCGCATGAAGCTACAATAGCTGTTGTCCGTGCATTGGTTGTTGCTGTTCCACATACGACAGACCGACTCAGAGATT ATCTCTTGTCCAAGATTTTCCAATTCACAGCCGTGCCACTCCCTTCAAATGATTTGATTCGTCGGCGTGAGAGAGCCAATGCATTTTGTGAAGCCATACGTGCTCTTGATGCAACAG ATCTTCCTGCTTCAAGTGTTAGGGACTTTCTTTTGCCTGGAATCCAGAATCTGTTGAAGGACACTGATGCCTTGGATCCAGCGCACAAGGAAGCACTTGAAATCATAATGAAGGAGAGGTCTGGCGGAACCTTGGACACTATTAGCAAGGTAATGGGTGCCCATCTAGGTCTACCATCTTCTGTAAGCAGTTTCTTTGGTGAAAGCGGGTTACTGGGGAAAAGGGAAACTGTAGATCAAGCTTTGCCATCACCAGAGCCTGTTCCATCACCACCAGCAGTTGAAGATACAAGACTACGGCGGATCATGAGGGGCAGTTTCACGGATATGCTCAGGGGCAAAGCAAAGGGCAGTGATGACACTCCTCACAGCCAGTGA